TATTCAtcatttgtttgtatttgaaaatcTAAAGTGTATGTGTTTAAATCTTTGTAATTTCCTAATTTTTGTGTTGTCATgtcaattatttctttcagtcTTATGTACTCTAATCTTAGCCTTTCTGTGTCCAGAAGTTGATAagtatttaatgtattttctttatcgAGTCTTGTAAAAttctaaattgttttaaaattgctAAGTTGTCTTAGCTATTCTTATGAGAAAATGTTAGGGTAATAATATATAAATCCAGATCCAGTTTGGATTTTGATCTGAATCGTGATAAATTAAAAGCTAATATGGgaagaataaacatttttgtgATATTCAGTCTTAAAACTGAAAGGCCTATTACATttctttgtgaagttttttttttttttttttttagttttcatataGGTTATACTCATATTTTATTAGAggctattacacacacacacatatacacatgtatatatattgacTTATTTCTATTTAGTTCCCATATATTTCGGTCATTTTTGGTGCCTAGAAAGTTACTggtttttgtatatttatctGATAACCAATCAATTCATCAAATCCGTatctaataattcttcagtttattctcttgggtttttttctatataaataaTCATATGCCAGCAAAACAAATTTCCCAGTAAGTAGACCTTTTATTTGGGCTTAatcacttttgctttttattggacctagaaataaatattaaatgacagTATCTCCCACTTCTGGAAATAAGTGGGTATTAAAtattactagttttttttttttttgcttctgttaaaataactaatataatcacaaattatgtaatatattattttgatttcttctgaTCAGCCTGGCCATGAGGAAGATTGGCACCACCTTGGCATTTGTGCTCAGCTGTTGTCATTAGCAACAGGTCAGAGCTGCCCGCCGTCCATTTCTTACCAATGCAGTCAGATTTTGCTTCTGCGTAGTTTTAACCCTTAAGGGAAgtggaagagattagcatttgatttttaatttttttttgcatattcatAATGTCACATTAAAGTCTTATCTTTTCTGGGAGGAAATTAAAACTTGACTTTAtattaaggaaacaaaaccaagatAGTTTCTTGAATTTCCTGTACTTTTTAATTGAAGAGAACATTTTTCTCTGATAATAAGGACTCATACAGATAGGGATATAATAATGGCtactttctccccttttgcagcaGGAAAGGAGGGCTGGATTTCCAATCAGTGTCTTTATCTTtcctgtaataataataatagctgaaAATTATTCAGCACTTACTGTATGTCAGATACTGTTTATGGACTTTATGTGATTAAGTCATTAGTTTTTCATAATTGTGAGGAAGGGGCTATTACTGTGCGCTTTTATAAATGAGAAGCATGCAGTCAGTGAAAATCCcgagtcttttttatttttgaaaatactgtTTTATTAACACCACAGTGGTAAACAACTTTATGCTTATGTTTCTGTATAGAACACTGGGTCACATACACTTCAAACCTGCACAGAAGTCAAGGGTCTTTAAATCAAATGTGTTCTTCCTAAGGATCTTTTCTCTATGCCGGCTGTCCTCAAGCAGTAAAATTCAATTATGCACCATTTTATGTTTAATATGTCACATTCACATAGCAAATAATGAAGGCACAGCTAATACAAGCAAACTCAAACCCTTTCTACTtctgagctgggggtgggggaacacACTTGGATTGATTCAAGTAtatattttgttccaaacattAGCTTTAGTGGAGTTCTGATGGTTTTCACAGCTACATCCTAAAAGCTACATGACAGAAAGACTTCACAACAATCAAACTTGGTAACACTGGGTACACATGCTTTACAGAATATGCTACATTCTACATCTCTTCAAGTAAATTAATGTTTCTACAATTCTAGATAAAGTGATTTAATACTCAAACATCTGGGGTATTTTTTTTACACTTTTGTAAATAGACATTAACAAGAAAACACATAAACATGAGACTGTAACTGATGAGTACATAGGTTGACAATATAATACAGGTTATACACCCTCCTGTTGGGAACCGTGTCTCTTCTCTAAACTCAGATACTCAAGAGCCTTTCTCAGAACAAAAGCCCTTTTCCTGGTCTCATCATCAGTAGTGTCATGACTTCATCGTAGGCTGTCTCCAACGCCATCTCTTCCCCCGGGCAAAGCTGGTGTCTGGGCTGCAATGCAGTCTTTTTGATGACGTCTTTCTTTCTCTGCACTGCGCAACGTCAGGATGAGAGGATGAAGGCTGGCGTGGGGTTGCGCGTGAAGTGGGTTGCGGGATGAGTGGGTTTCAGCGTGACGCACTTTCCTGCCTTGTCCAGTCCTTACTCTAGAGACCACGCGGACCACCGCCACCGCACCTCTGCATCTTCTGGCATCTTGGTTGTGTTCAGAAGAAAAGTCAAATTTGGAATGGGCTGGCCAGGATCTACTTACTTTAATTGACTTTAGGAATGTCAGAATAGATTCACATTTTGGTCCAACACCTGAGCCTTTTAAAGTCcatcaatactttaaaaaaaaaaggggggggggtcgCTGTTTCTGCCACCTGTCTGCGCGGTCGGCCCTCTTACTTCTTGGCGTCATCAGGCGCCTCGGCGTGGTGCTCGTCACCTGCGGCCCCCGCGGCCTCCGCCGCAGCCTCGTCGTCCTCCTCGTCgtcgccctcctcctcctcctcctcgaaCTCCTCGTCCTCgtcctcctccccctccaagGTCCACGCACAGCCCTCCATCTCCCCCGTGAGCTCCTGGATTTTGGCGAGCAGGGGCTTGTAAATGTCGTTGTACTTCTTTTCCAGAGCCTGGAATTCCTTATCGAATTTGGCCTCTATCTTGTCGCAGCGCTTCTGCAGCTTTTTGAGCGCCAGGACGCGGCACTTGACGGAATTGGGCAGGCTCTCGAGAAAGTCATTTCTGGGCTTGGGCGCATTCTCAGCTGGGGTCTGCGGCTCCTCGGACATCGGGGCGGCCGAGCTGTCAGAGTGGCCGGCCGCTCCATTCGCGTCGCCCCCTTGCGCGCCGCCCTCCGCCATTACCTCCTCCGCTGCCGCctccgccgccgctgccgccgccgccgccgtcgccGCCGTCGTCGTCGTCGCCGCCGCCTGGCTCGGCTCCGCAGGGCCCTGGTTTTCCGAGTCGGCCATGACTGACAAGTTGCCGCAGAGGCCCGGAGCTGTCGCACACACAGGGCGTCCACCGAGCTGCTCCGGAGAGATGCTGCGGATGCGGCAAGCTCGCTGACGCTGGCTGCCTGCCCCGCCCCCTCCAGCCGCCAGCCCCGCCCCCTCCAGCCACGTGCTCATTGGCTCCCGGCGGTCAGCTGACGTGCTGCGCTCACACTGCACCACCTCGCTCCTGTTGCTACCCGACGGGCTGCAGCCCCCTCCGCCCCGGCCCCTGCGGAGCTGCGAACGCCAGTGCGGCAACCCTTCCAGAACCATCCGTACACCCTGCCCCTCTGCCTCTCTTTGCGGCTCCTGTGGGTGCCGCCTGAGCCGCCTCTCGTCTGCTTTGATCCTAAAGCTTTATACCCTACCGAGTTCAGTTCAACAGGGCAGAAACAGGGGACAGCCAGCCCCCTTCCACCCCTTTGGGACCTGCAGTGCATGTGCGCGGACGGGGCATTTGGCGCCTCACCCTTCCCCCTTGGTCACTGCTCAGACTTGGTGGTGTGTTGGTCCCTCGCGGGGCTGACCGTGGGTGTAGTTTTGTAGCTGTCTGGGCAGGGAATCTTAGCGCTCTGGGTGTCTTCGTGT
This window of the Castor canadensis chromosome 9, mCasCan1.hap1v2, whole genome shotgun sequence genome carries:
- the Nap1l5 gene encoding nucleosome assembly protein 1-like 5, which translates into the protein MADSENQGPAEPSQAAATTTTAATAAAAAAAAEAAAEEVMAEGGAQGGDANGAAGHSDSSAAPMSEEPQTPAENAPKPRNDFLESLPNSVKCRVLALKKLQKRCDKIEAKFDKEFQALEKKYNDIYKPLLAKIQELTGEMEGCAWTLEGEEDEDEEFEEEEEEGDDEEDDEAAAEAAGAAGDEHHAEAPDDAKK